A stretch of Helicobacter pylori oki112 DNA encodes these proteins:
- the ubiE gene encoding bifunctional demethylmenaquinone methyltransferase/2-methoxy-6-polyprenyl-1,4-benzoquinol methylase UbiE has product MKKEKHLKQEKIINMFDDIASSYDQANRLMSFGLDVKWRQRACEHAFLFLENKKALRLVDVACGTGDMLVAWQKSALNCGIEFKECLGIDPSNNMLELAIKKCEELENKASFIQAQAKDLKGVENNSVDILSIAYGLRNIVERQEALKEFFRVLKPRGVLVILEFLKKDNPTWLDKISGFYTNKVLPLVGGAISKNYGAYSYLPQSIEGFLSLEGLKHELKNAGFEILRTEDSIAQISTTMLVKKS; this is encoded by the coding sequence ATGAAGAAAGAAAAGCACCTCAAGCAAGAAAAAATCATCAACATGTTTGATGATATAGCCAGCTCTTACGATCAAGCCAACCGCTTGATGAGTTTTGGCTTAGATGTTAAATGGCGCCAAAGGGCTTGCGAGCATGCGTTTTTGTTTTTGGAAAATAAGAAAGCGTTAAGGCTTGTGGATGTGGCATGCGGGACGGGGGATATGCTTGTGGCTTGGCAAAAAAGCGCTCTAAATTGCGGCATAGAGTTTAAGGAATGTTTGGGGATTGACCCCTCTAATAACATGCTTGAATTAGCCATTAAAAAATGTGAAGAGCTTGAAAATAAAGCTTCTTTCATCCAAGCTCAAGCCAAAGATTTAAAGGGCGTTGAAAATAACAGCGTGGATATCCTTTCCATTGCGTATGGCTTGCGCAATATCGTGGAAAGACAAGAAGCTTTAAAAGAGTTTTTTAGGGTGTTAAAGCCTAGGGGCGTTTTAGTGATTTTAGAATTTTTAAAAAAGGACAACCCCACATGGCTAGATAAAATCTCAGGGTTTTACACGAATAAGGTTTTGCCTTTAGTGGGAGGGGCTATCAGTAAGAATTATGGCGCTTATTCTTATTTACCGCAATCCATTGAGGGGTTTTTGAGTTTGGAGGGCTTGAAACATGAATTAAAAAACGCAGGTTTTGAGATTTTAAGGACTGAAGATTCTATCGCTCAAATTTCAACGACCATGCTTGTTAAAAAAAGCTAA
- a CDS encoding ABC transporter permease, which produces MFKLISAWVLQDKFLFVVCFILPFCLGVLGTQIFKQEIPRQLPIVVVDLDKTTTSHQVAFELGATSALQIKYQVASLLEAKRFLNSAEAYGALVLPRDLEKKIKMGRKVDLPFYYNAEYVLVGKTLKNAFLQTALTLDAKTLATKALVRDSNLISAKAQAMPIVLQLHALYNEENNYTQYLLSVMLPCMWLIFIAIGMLNFIQKTSNMRELLISIVANVCVFSFWGMGMAFYFNFIGMQGNYAHLLLVFLAVVLMALVMSGFVVLVYGISKSVIETAGAIGVYTAPSFAFAGVTYPQNNMEIFGDFWSHCLPISHFMKFFLQEAYYKTDFTESLNSLMPLVFFLIFLALGLLIFYFSFKKDKASA; this is translated from the coding sequence TTGTTCAAATTGATAAGCGCATGGGTTTTACAAGACAAGTTCTTGTTTGTCGTGTGTTTTATATTGCCTTTTTGTTTAGGGGTTTTAGGCACGCAAATCTTTAAACAAGAAATCCCAAGACAGCTCCCTATCGTGGTGGTAGATTTGGATAAGACCACTACAAGCCATCAGGTAGCGTTTGAATTGGGCGCAACGAGTGCACTTCAAATCAAATACCAAGTGGCTAGCCTTTTAGAAGCCAAACGCTTTTTAAATTCCGCTGAAGCGTATGGGGCGTTAGTTTTGCCTAGAGATTTAGAGAAAAAAATCAAAATGGGGCGAAAGGTGGATTTGCCCTTTTATTATAACGCTGAATATGTTTTAGTGGGGAAAACGCTCAAAAACGCCTTCTTACAAACCGCTTTAACTTTAGACGCTAAAACCTTAGCCACCAAAGCTTTAGTGCGAGATTCCAATTTGATTTCTGCTAAAGCTCAAGCAATGCCTATTGTTTTGCAATTGCATGCCCTATACAATGAAGAAAACAATTACACGCAATACCTTTTAAGCGTGATGCTGCCTTGCATGTGGCTTATTTTCATTGCGATTGGCATGCTCAATTTCATCCAAAAAACCTCTAACATGCGCGAGCTTTTAATCAGTATTGTAGCGAATGTGTGCGTGTTTAGTTTTTGGGGGATGGGTATGGCGTTTTATTTTAATTTCATTGGCATGCAGGGGAATTATGCACATTTGTTGTTGGTCTTTTTGGCGGTAGTTTTAATGGCACTCGTTATGAGCGGGTTTGTGGTGCTAGTTTATGGCATTTCAAAAAGCGTTATTGAAACCGCGGGCGCGATTGGGGTCTATACCGCTCCAAGCTTTGCGTTTGCTGGGGTTACTTACCCGCAAAACAACATGGAAATTTTTGGGGATTTTTGGAGCCATTGCTTGCCTATTAGCCATTTTATGAAGTTCTTTTTACAAGAGGCTTATTATAAGACAGATTTTACCGAGTCTTTAAATTCGTTAATGCCGCTTGTGTTCTTTTTGATTTTTTTAGCTTTAGGGCTTTTGATTTTTTATTTTTCTTTTAAAAAAGATAAGGCTAGTGCATGA
- a CDS encoding carbon-nitrogen hydrolase family protein produces the protein MRVFALQLESFKETLMQSLFNSIPEQSVIVLPEYVINPFFHHNMGLDLNEISDQSKRAVEFLSQKCEELDLIISAPVLLEEHSKIYKKIALISKESVKYYTQQRLIPYSHWDEESFFDNEKSAFKELLVFERDGLRIAPLFGFEAHFDEIWVQAKNQGVDVVLLSSVATFESNERWRLLCQMRAFCASCVVVRANRIGAYRQIIVEEDQKNEFLWKFYGDSFVALPNGTIEDSLEGKMGALSAQMDKNEIDEWAKLWHFRTIKEG, from the coding sequence ATGCGAGTGTTTGCTTTACAATTAGAGTCTTTTAAAGAAACCCTCATGCAATCCTTATTCAACTCCATACCCGAGCAAAGCGTAATCGTGTTGCCTGAATACGTGATCAACCCCTTTTTCCACCATAACATGGGATTGGATTTGAATGAAATCAGCGATCAGTCCAAGCGAGCGGTTGAATTTTTATCGCAAAAATGCGAAGAACTAGACTTAATTATCTCAGCCCCAGTGCTTTTAGAAGAACATTCTAAAATCTATAAAAAAATCGCTCTCATTTCTAAAGAAAGCGTGAAGTATTACACGCAACAACGCTTAATCCCCTATTCTCACTGGGATGAAGAGAGCTTTTTTGACAATGAAAAAAGCGCTTTTAAAGAATTGCTCGTCTTTGAAAGAGACGGCTTGAGAATCGCTCCTTTGTTTGGCTTTGAAGCGCATTTTGATGAAATATGGGTTCAGGCTAAAAATCAGGGCGTGGATGTGGTGCTTTTAAGCAGTGTGGCCACCTTTGAATCCAATGAAAGGTGGCGGCTTTTGTGCCAGATGCGCGCTTTTTGCGCTTCTTGCGTGGTGGTTAGGGCTAATAGAATCGGAGCGTATCGCCAAATCATTGTAGAAGAAGATCAAAAAAACGAATTTTTGTGGAAATTTTATGGGGATAGTTTTGTGGCTTTGCCTAATGGCACTATTGAAGATTCTTTAGAGGGTAAAATGGGGGCTTTGAGCGCTCAAATGGATAAAAATGAAATTGATGAATGGGCTAAATTGTGGCATTTTAGAACGATTAAAGAGGGTTGA
- the serS gene encoding serine--tRNA ligase: protein MIDRKLLLQDFDRVALSLKKRNNAMDDSLERLREVITRYKKRLIELEGLQAFQNKVSKEFGIKMAQKVDASDLKKELENNKIKLNELSKSVGELEQQIDLKLSIIPNLVDEKTPLGASEEDNIEIKKILTPRVFTFKPKEHFELAQQNGWIDFESGVKLAKSRFSVIRGFGAKIYRALIHLMLDFNEKNGFEIIYTPALVNEKMLFGTGQLPKFKEDVFKIENENLYLIPTSEVTLTNLYNDTIVSVENLPIKMTAHTPCFRSEAGSAGKDTRGMIRQHQFDKVELVAITHPKESDVMQEHMLESASEILKALELPHRFVQLCSGDLGFSASNTIDIEVWLPGQNCYREISSVSNTRDFQARRAKIRFKENQKNQLAHTLNGSSLAVGRTMVALMENHQQADGSIHIPKALEKYL, encoded by the coding sequence ATGATTGATAGAAAACTTTTATTGCAAGATTTTGACAGGGTGGCTCTTTCTTTAAAAAAGCGTAATAATGCGATGGATGATTCATTGGAGCGTTTGCGCGAAGTCATCACGCGTTATAAAAAGCGACTCATTGAATTAGAAGGCCTGCAAGCCTTTCAAAACAAGGTTTCTAAAGAATTTGGTATCAAAATGGCTCAAAAAGTGGATGCAAGCGATCTCAAAAAAGAGCTAGAAAACAATAAAATCAAACTGAATGAGCTTTCCAAAAGCGTGGGCGAATTGGAGCAACAAATAGATTTGAAGCTTTCCATAATCCCTAATTTAGTGGATGAAAAAACCCCTTTAGGCGCAAGCGAAGAAGACAATATAGAGATTAAAAAAATCTTAACCCCAAGGGTTTTCACTTTCAAACCCAAAGAGCATTTTGAACTCGCTCAACAAAATGGCTGGATTGATTTTGAAAGCGGCGTGAAACTCGCCAAAAGCCGTTTTTCTGTCATTAGGGGTTTTGGGGCTAAAATTTATCGTGCGCTCATCCATTTAATGTTAGATTTTAACGAAAAAAATGGCTTTGAAATCATCTACACGCCGGCGTTAGTGAATGAAAAAATGCTTTTTGGGACCGGGCAATTACCCAAATTCAAAGAAGATGTTTTCAAAATAGAAAATGAAAATTTGTATTTGATCCCCACCTCTGAAGTAACGCTCACTAATCTATACAACGACACGATTGTTAGCGTTGAAAATCTCCCTATTAAAATGACCGCGCACACGCCTTGTTTTAGGAGCGAAGCAGGGAGCGCGGGCAAGGACACAAGGGGGATGATAAGACAGCACCAATTTGATAAAGTGGAGCTAGTGGCTATCACGCACCCTAAAGAAAGCGATGTTATGCAAGAGCATATGCTAGAGAGTGCCAGCGAAATTTTAAAGGCTTTGGAATTACCGCACCGGTTTGTGCAATTGTGCAGTGGGGATTTAGGATTTAGCGCAAGCAACACGATAGATATTGAAGTGTGGCTGCCCGGGCAAAATTGCTACCGAGAAATCAGCTCGGTGTCTAACACGAGGGATTTTCAAGCCAGGCGCGCCAAAATCCGCTTCAAAGAAAATCAAAAAAACCAATTAGCGCACACCTTAAACGGCTCTTCTTTAGCGGTAGGCAGGACGATGGTCGCTTTAATGGAAAACCACCAGCAAGCGGATGGGAGCATTCATATTCCTAAGGCGTTAGAAAAATACCTTTAA
- the hemJ gene encoding protoporphyrinogen oxidase HemJ: MGFLNGYFLWVKAFHVIAVISWMAALFYLPRLFVYHAENAHKKEFVGVVQIQEKKLYSFIASPAMGFTLITGILMLLIAPEMLKSGGWLHAKLALVILLLAYHFYCKKCMRELEKDPTRRNARFYRVFNEIPTILMILIVILVVVKPF, translated from the coding sequence ATGGGATTTTTGAATGGGTATTTTTTATGGGTTAAGGCTTTCCATGTGATAGCGGTCATTTCGTGGATGGCGGCGTTATTTTATTTGCCACGCCTTTTTGTCTATCATGCAGAAAACGCGCATAAAAAGGAATTTGTAGGAGTGGTTCAAATCCAAGAAAAAAAGCTTTATTCCTTTATCGCTTCACCAGCTATGGGTTTCACGCTTATTACAGGGATTTTAATGCTGTTAATTGCCCCTGAAATGCTTAAAAGTGGGGGTTGGTTGCATGCTAAGTTGGCTTTAGTGATCTTACTTTTAGCCTATCATTTTTATTGCAAAAAATGCATGCGCGAGCTGGAAAAAGACCCTACAAGAAGAAACGCAAGGTTTTATCGCGTGTTTAATGAAATACCCACGATTTTAATGATTCTCATTGTGATCTTAGTGGTTGTCAAGCCTTTTTAA
- a CDS encoding ABC transporter permease: MNFFKILLMELRAIVSHKGVLLILIGAPLIYGLLYPLPYLKDIVTQQKIALVDEDNSFLSRQLAFMAQSSNELEIAFFSPSMLEAKKLLKEEKIYGILHIPSHFEANIHKQVPVTIDFYANSNYFLIYGALANAVVESINALNDEIRFKRNAQIEEAELGTDGIKIRPIALYNPSEGYLNYALSSVFIFILHQVMLIASSMFTSSRRLELALLDKKEIALRLCTRLLVFMGAFSVFVLWYFGALFSFYGIERHGSALMVFLNSSIFMLATLSLGSFLGAWIKNEAHTTQIVLISSLPLIFMMGFVWPFESLPSYLQVFVQIVPAYHGISLLGRLNQMHAEFIDVSVHFYVLIAIFIVSFIGSVFKLSSLKKACENA, from the coding sequence ATGAATTTTTTTAAAATCCTTTTAATGGAGTTAAGGGCTATTGTTTCTCATAAAGGCGTTTTGTTAATCCTTATAGGCGCTCCTTTAATCTATGGCTTATTATACCCTTTGCCTTATTTGAAAGACATCGTAACGCAACAAAAAATCGCCCTTGTAGATGAAGACAATTCCTTCCTTTCTAGGCAATTAGCCTTCATGGCGCAAAGCTCCAACGAGTTAGAAATCGCTTTTTTTAGCCCCTCTATGCTGGAAGCTAAAAAGCTTTTAAAAGAAGAAAAAATTTATGGGATCTTGCATATCCCTTCGCATTTTGAAGCCAATATCCATAAACAAGTGCCTGTAACGATAGATTTTTATGCGAATTCCAATTACTTTTTGATTTATGGCGCGTTAGCGAATGCGGTGGTGGAGAGCATCAACGCTTTAAACGATGAAATAAGGTTCAAACGCAACGCCCAAATAGAAGAAGCTGAATTAGGGACAGACGGGATTAAAATCAGGCCTATCGCTTTGTATAACCCTAGTGAGGGGTATTTGAATTACGCGCTCTCTAGCGTGTTTATTTTCATTTTACACCAGGTGATGCTCATTGCAAGCAGCATGTTTACTAGCTCCAGGCGTTTGGAATTGGCCCTTTTAGACAAGAAAGAAATCGCTTTAAGGCTGTGCACAAGACTCTTGGTGTTTATGGGAGCGTTTAGTGTTTTTGTTTTATGGTATTTTGGGGCGCTGTTTTCTTTTTACGGGATCGAACGGCATGGAAGCGCTTTAATGGTGTTTTTGAATAGCTCCATCTTCATGCTTGCAACCTTGAGTTTGGGGTCGTTTTTAGGCGCATGGATCAAAAATGAAGCCCACACCACTCAAATCGTTTTAATCTCTTCTTTGCCCTTGATTTTTATGATGGGTTTTGTGTGGCCTTTTGAATCCTTGCCCTCTTATTTACAGGTTTTTGTTCAAATAGTGCCGGCTTATCATGGGATCAGTTTGTTAGGGCGATTGAATCAAATGCATGCGGAATTTATAGATGTTTCTGTGCATTTTTATGTGCTTATTGCGATTTTTATCGTGAGTTTTATAGGGAGTGTCTTTAAACTCAGCTCTTTAAAGAAAGCTTGTGAAAACGCTTAA
- a CDS encoding tetratricopeptide repeat protein produces the protein MLNEEQNSLEEKGGENKNKKETPLKGIHSKIPSFKQALEQTLNKIKSSKEFFKQFLHNKKKLYIALGILLSLIALIVILSLLLGHKKENKQTSLQTNTATTNNETPNNTNNANNTQAEGQIENLDLPDLIGKDSLKRNDENQVDAMMKKASLLYEQGQKDEALHLFDKAASFSQGIASHNLGVIKFKEKDFNGALDLFDSGIASKENASVSAIDALVSAYHLQDEDLYYHYLKIVRDTLYKDYKKSFYSYAYALKSYYAGEYFEALSPLMHPNSNAFLKPNARLASKLFLMFKDETNAYKQLQKSANAQDELALGLLQARLGHYKQALEHLQHYLHNYPKDLNALMALELVSLKKGDTLKASEALKLASHTKEDTLLANSFYPIKPTINPVFLDKERAKERFWNTQYFEGKRDFIYRLLFYYAPFKVLDSKETLGVIEEGLFLLDSDAQKDLEGASLAFKRGRLMAIADKNALKGLKALENKHLKKALAFFDLSLKNSPNNALLHYNTGLIYAQLENYHKAYFHFLRAFHLNSADYLSAIFAILASHFTHEDTTEFLREITENFYSQDFSSPTQKALLSSLIAYLNYRTNWDMDWLKNAPKKLPFYYALEAVFAKESKDKKLMVQSFGNLKKMLPKDLISNIFYEIVSYYDASIRHTLSIYTLLDSRKISWDQTMQGPILGRHFYTYMGFMVNDLDHQERLLEQKIASLEEGEAPNDWLENLALVSLFQGQYEKASALYQNLISDLKDNEVHLKILAGLTYIAQNNYNNAALWLELGKLDDPNNENIRYALGLLYQRKGDLKSALNHFLAIKTSDFSSPYFDFEIDTNLLKERLNQEKKGEFLE, from the coding sequence GTGCTGAATGAAGAGCAAAATTCATTAGAAGAAAAAGGGGGCGAAAATAAAAACAAAAAAGAAACCCCCCTAAAGGGCATTCATTCTAAAATCCCCTCTTTTAAGCAGGCTTTAGAGCAAACACTCAATAAAATCAAAAGCTCTAAAGAGTTTTTTAAACAATTTTTACACAATAAAAAAAAGCTTTATATCGCGCTTGGAATATTGCTTTCACTCATCGCGCTCATTGTAATTTTGAGTTTGTTACTAGGGCATAAAAAAGAAAATAAACAAACTTCTTTACAAACTAATACCGCCACCACCAATAACGAAACGCCTAATAACACCAACAACGCTAACAACACACAAGCCGAGGGGCAAATAGAGAATTTAGACTTACCCGATTTAATCGGCAAGGATTCCCTCAAACGAAACGATGAAAATCAAGTGGATGCGATGATGAAAAAAGCGAGCCTTTTGTATGAGCAAGGGCAAAAAGATGAAGCTTTGCATTTGTTTGACAAAGCCGCTTCTTTTTCGCAAGGGATTGCGAGCCATAATTTAGGGGTGATTAAGTTTAAGGAAAAGGATTTTAACGGGGCGTTGGATTTGTTTGATTCCGGCATCGCTTCTAAAGAAAACGCGAGCGTGAGCGCGATTGATGCGTTAGTGAGCGCTTATCATTTGCAAGATGAGGATTTGTATTATCATTATCTAAAAATTGTAAGAGACACTTTGTATAAAGACTATAAAAAGTCTTTTTATTCCTACGCTTACGCACTCAAATCCTATTACGCTGGAGAGTATTTTGAAGCCCTTTCGCCTTTAATGCACCCTAATTCCAACGCCTTTTTAAAGCCTAACGCGCGCTTAGCGTCTAAATTGTTTTTGATGTTTAAAGATGAAACGAACGCTTACAAGCAATTACAAAAAAGCGCAAACGCCCAAGATGAGCTTGCTTTAGGGCTTTTGCAGGCGCGTTTGGGCCATTACAAGCAGGCTTTGGAGCATTTGCAGCATTATTTGCACAACTACCCTAAAGATTTAAACGCTTTAATGGCTTTGGAATTGGTGAGTTTGAAAAAAGGCGACACCCTTAAAGCGAGCGAAGCCTTAAAATTAGCCAGCCACACAAAAGAAGACACGCTATTAGCCAACTCTTTTTACCCCATCAAGCCCACTATAAACCCTGTTTTTTTGGATAAAGAAAGAGCCAAAGAGCGTTTTTGGAACACGCAATATTTTGAAGGCAAAAGGGATTTTATCTACCGCTTGCTCTTTTATTACGCTCCTTTTAAGGTTTTAGACTCTAAAGAAACCTTAGGCGTGATTGAAGAAGGGCTGTTTCTTTTAGACTCTGATGCACAAAAGGATTTAGAGGGGGCAAGCCTTGCTTTTAAAAGGGGGCGTTTGATGGCGATAGCGGATAAAAACGCGCTCAAAGGGTTGAAAGCGTTAGAAAACAAGCACTTAAAAAAAGCCCTTGCTTTTTTTGATTTGTCTTTAAAAAACAGCCCCAATAACGCGCTCCTCCATTATAATACGGGCTTGATTTATGCGCAATTGGAAAATTACCACAAAGCCTATTTCCATTTTTTAAGGGCTTTCCATTTGAATTCCGCGGATTATTTGAGCGCGATTTTTGCAATTTTAGCCTCGCATTTCACCCACGAAGACACCACGGAGTTTTTAAGAGAAATCACAGAGAATTTTTATAGTCAGGATTTTTCTAGCCCCACGCAAAAAGCTTTACTCTCTTCGCTCATCGCTTATTTGAATTACCGCACCAATTGGGATATGGACTGGCTTAAAAACGCCCCTAAAAAGCTCCCTTTTTATTACGCGCTAGAAGCGGTGTTCGCTAAAGAGAGCAAGGATAAAAAATTGATGGTGCAATCTTTTGGGAATTTAAAAAAAATGCTCCCTAAAGATCTCATCTCTAATATCTTTTATGAAATCGTTTCGTATTATGATGCGAGCATCCGGCACACTTTAAGCATTTACACCCTTTTAGATTCGCGTAAAATCAGTTGGGATCAAACCATGCAAGGGCCCATTTTAGGGCGTCATTTCTACACTTACATGGGATTTATGGTCAATGATTTGGATCATCAAGAAAGATTATTAGAGCAAAAAATCGCCAGTTTAGAAGAGGGCGAAGCCCCTAACGATTGGTTAGAAAATTTAGCGCTAGTGAGCTTGTTTCAAGGCCAGTATGAAAAAGCGAGCGCGTTGTATCAAAACTTAATAAGCGATCTTAAGGACAATGAGGTGCACTTAAAAATCCTAGCGGGTTTGACTTATATCGCGCAGAATAATTACAATAACGCCGCTTTATGGCTAGAACTAGGGAAACTAGACGATCCTAATAATGAAAATATCCGTTACGCTTTAGGGTTGTTGTATCAAAGAAAAGGGGACTTGAAATCAGCGCTAAACCATTTTTTAGCCATTAAAACCTCTGATTTTTCTTCGCCTTATTTTGATTTTGAAATTGATACCAACCTTTTAAAAGAGCGTTTGAACCAAGAAAAAAAGGGCGAGTTTTTAGAATAA
- a CDS encoding exodeoxyribonuclease VII small subunit, whose amino-acid sequence MQDELFETEKIPPKNAKNAPKKSFEEHVHSLEQAIDRLNDPNLSLKDGMDLYKTAMQELVLAQKLLENAYLEYEKLQTPDKKA is encoded by the coding sequence ATGCAAGATGAATTATTTGAAACCGAAAAAATCCCCCCAAAAAACGCTAAAAACGCCCCTAAAAAAAGCTTTGAAGAGCATGTTCATTCCCTAGAGCAAGCCATAGATCGCTTGAATGATCCCAATTTATCCTTAAAAGACGGGATGGATTTGTATAAAACGGCCATGCAAGAGTTGGTTTTGGCTCAAAAGCTTTTAGAAAACGCTTATTTGGAGTATGAAAAACTCCAAACGCCAGACAAAAAGGCTTAA
- a CDS encoding YigZ family protein, whose translation MKTLKNLIASKHQTKASRFLGYLMPFSDFEKTLLQLKKEHFKAAHFVTAFRYSLEGKITEGFSDDGEPKGSSGMSMLSVLRREDLINIGLVSVRYFGGTLLGVGGLMKAYAKSALLCVENAQKENALKDFVELETLSAHYSYKELDALQREIKKFSLQLSKKNFSNQSVEVEISGTRENLQAFLQQNKIN comes from the coding sequence GTGAAAACGCTTAAAAACCTCATCGCTTCCAAGCACCAGACTAAAGCGTCTCGTTTTTTAGGGTATCTCATGCCTTTTAGCGATTTTGAAAAAACCCTTTTACAATTGAAAAAAGAGCATTTTAAAGCCGCGCATTTTGTAACGGCGTTCCGCTATTCTTTGGAGGGCAAAATCACGGAGGGTTTTAGCGATGATGGCGAGCCTAAAGGGAGTTCAGGCATGTCTATGCTTAGCGTTTTGAGACGAGAGGATTTAATCAATATAGGATTAGTGAGCGTGCGTTATTTTGGAGGCACGCTTTTAGGGGTGGGGGGATTGATGAAAGCTTATGCTAAGAGCGCGTTATTGTGCGTAGAAAACGCTCAAAAAGAAAACGCTTTGAAGGATTTTGTGGAGTTGGAAACTTTAAGCGCTCATTATTCTTACAAAGAATTAGACGCTCTTCAGCGTGAAATTAAGAAATTTAGTTTACAATTAAGCAAAAAGAATTTTTCAAACCAAAGCGTGGAAGTGGAAATCAGTGGCACGAGAGAAAATTTGCAAGCGTTTTTACAACAAAATAAGATAAATTAG
- a CDS encoding HlyD family secretion protein produces the protein MSNSMLDKNKAILTGGGALLLGLIVLFYLAYRPKAEVLQGFLEAREYSVSSKVPGRIEKVFVKKGDHIKKGDLVFSISSPELEAKLAQAEAGHKAAKALSDEVKRGSRDETINSARDVWQAAKSQATLAKETYKRVQDLYDNGVASLQKRDEAYAAYESTKYNESAAYQKYKMALGGASSESKIAAKAKESAALGQVNEVESYLKDVKATAPIDGEVSNVLLSGGELSPKGFPVVLMIDLKDSWLKISVPEKYLNEFKVGKEFEGYIPALKKSAKFRVKYLSVMGDFATWKATNNSNTYDMKSYEVEAIPLEELENFRVGMSVLVTIKP, from the coding sequence ATGTCAAATAGCATGTTGGATAAAAATAAAGCGATTCTTACAGGGGGTGGGGCTTTATTGTTAGGGCTAATCGTGCTTTTTTATTTGGCTTATCGCCCTAAGGCTGAAGTGTTGCAAGGGTTTTTGGAAGCCAGAGAATACAGCGTGAGCTCCAAAGTCCCTGGGCGCATTGAAAAGGTGTTTGTTAAAAAAGGCGATCACATTAAAAAGGGCGATTTGGTTTTTAGCATTTCTAGCCCTGAATTAGAAGCCAAGCTCGCTCAAGCTGAAGCCGGGCATAAAGCCGCTAAAGCGCTTAGCGATGAAGTCAAAAGAGGCTCAAGAGATGAAACGATCAATTCTGCAAGAGACGTTTGGCAAGCGGCAAAATCCCAAGCGACTCTAGCCAAAGAGACTTATAAGCGCGTTCAAGATTTGTATGATAACGGCGTGGCGAGTTTGCAAAAGCGCGATGAAGCCTATGCGGCTTATGAAAGCACCAAATACAACGAGAGCGCGGCTTATCAAAAGTATAAAATGGCTTTAGGGGGGGCGAGCTCTGAAAGTAAGATTGCCGCTAAGGCTAAAGAGAGCGCGGCTTTAGGGCAAGTGAATGAAGTGGAATCTTATTTAAAAGATGTCAAAGCGACAGCCCCAATTGATGGGGAAGTGAGTAATGTGCTTTTAAGCGGTGGCGAGCTTAGCCCTAAGGGTTTTCCTGTGGTTTTAATGATAGATTTAAAGGATAGTTGGTTAAAAATCAGCGTGCCTGAAAAGTATTTGAACGAGTTTAAGGTGGGTAAGGAATTTGAAGGTTATATCCCGGCGTTGAAAAAAAGCGCGAAATTCAGGGTCAAATATTTGAGCGTGATGGGGGATTTTGCGACTTGGAAAGCGACAAATAATTCCAACACTTACGACATGAAAAGCTATGAAGTGGAGGCCATACCCTTAGAAGAGTTGGAAAATTTTAGGGTAGGGATGAGCGTGTTAGTTACCATTAAACCTTAA